Proteins co-encoded in one Capsicum annuum cultivar UCD-10X-F1 chromosome 9, UCD10Xv1.1, whole genome shotgun sequence genomic window:
- the LOC107842987 gene encoding dolichyl-diphosphooligosaccharide--protein glycosyltransferase subunit 4A: MIDDQDLGFFANFLGIFIFVLVVAYHYVMADPKYEGN, encoded by the coding sequence ATGATTGACGACCAGGACCTTGGCTTCTTCGCCAACTTTCTTGGAATCTTTATATTTGTGCTGGTCGTCGCTTACCATTACGTGATGGCAGATCCAAAATATGAAGGAAATTGA